One genomic region from Vannielia litorea encodes:
- the murA gene encoding UDP-N-acetylglucosamine 1-carboxyvinyltransferase: MDRIVVRGNGALSGEIPISGAKNACLTLMPATLLSEEPLTLTNAPRLSDIRTMTQLLQSLGAEVTSLQDGQVLAMSSHDINNHTADYDIVRKMRASILVLGPMLARDGHAVVSLPGGCAIGARPVDLHLKALEAMGAELELKDGYVHAKAPGGRLKGAEFEFPLVSVGATENALLAAVLAKGTTVLKGAAREPEIVDLANCLNKMGAQVEGAETGTITIQGVDRLNGATHPVVTDRIELGTYMLAPAIAGGEVELLGGSRELVGAFADKLEQADIEVTQTNRGLKVKRKNGRVRAVDVVTEPFPGFPTDLQAQMMALMCTAEGTSVLEEKIFENRFMHAPELMRMGAKIDVHGGHATVTGVDKLKGAPVMATDLRASVSLILAGLAAEGETVVSRVYHLDRGYEHVVRKLSGVGAHIERVHEEG, encoded by the coding sequence ATGGATAGAATCGTGGTGCGGGGCAACGGCGCCCTTTCTGGTGAAATTCCGATCTCGGGGGCCAAGAACGCCTGCCTGACCCTCATGCCGGCCACGCTGCTCTCCGAGGAGCCGCTGACGCTGACCAACGCGCCGCGCCTCTCCGACATCCGCACCATGACCCAGCTGCTGCAATCGCTGGGGGCCGAGGTCACCTCGCTGCAGGATGGTCAGGTGCTGGCGATGTCCTCGCATGACATCAACAACCACACCGCCGATTACGACATCGTCCGCAAGATGCGCGCCTCGATCCTCGTGCTCGGGCCCATGCTGGCGCGTGACGGTCACGCCGTCGTCTCGCTGCCCGGCGGCTGCGCCATCGGCGCCCGCCCGGTCGATCTGCACCTGAAGGCGCTCGAAGCCATGGGCGCGGAGCTGGAGCTGAAAGACGGCTACGTCCACGCCAAGGCCCCCGGCGGGCGGCTGAAGGGCGCCGAATTCGAGTTTCCGCTCGTTTCCGTCGGCGCGACCGAAAACGCCCTGCTCGCCGCCGTGCTGGCCAAGGGCACGACCGTGCTCAAGGGCGCGGCCCGCGAGCCTGAAATCGTCGATCTGGCGAACTGCCTCAACAAGATGGGCGCGCAGGTCGAGGGGGCCGAGACCGGCACCATCACCATTCAGGGGGTCGACCGCCTCAATGGCGCGACCCACCCTGTCGTCACCGACCGGATCGAGCTGGGCACCTACATGCTCGCCCCCGCCATCGCGGGCGGCGAGGTCGAGCTTCTGGGCGGCTCCCGCGAACTGGTCGGCGCTTTTGCCGACAAGCTCGAACAGGCCGACATTGAGGTCACCCAAACCAACCGCGGCCTGAAGGTGAAGCGCAAGAACGGCCGCGTCCGCGCCGTCGATGTGGTCACCGAGCCCTTCCCCGGCTTCCCGACCGACCTGCAGGCCCAGATGATGGCCCTGATGTGCACCGCCGAGGGCACCTCCGTGCTCGAAGAGAAGATCTTCGAGAACCGCTTCATGCACGCCCCCGAGCTGATGCGCATGGGCGCCAAGATCGACGTGCACGGCGGCCACGCCACCGTCACCGGCGTCGACAAGCTCAAGGGCGCCCCGGTCATGGCGACCGACCTGCGCGCCTCCGTCTCGCTCATCCTCGCCGGTCTGGCGGCAGAGGGCGAAACCGTGGTCAGCCGGGTCTACCACCTCGATCGCGGCTACGAGCATGTGGTGCGCAAGCTCTCCGGCGTCGGCGCCCATATCGAACGGGTCCACGAAGAGGGCTAG
- a CDS encoding aKG-HExxH-type peptide beta-hydroxylase, translated as MTPESLLAFPPESARAGYVDERMHRELAASLAHIAQACDDAGHNASAPLFEASRRLENRRVGPEAFARYYLIASALLSGDEAGLEAEADALLADVTAGRAPFTVSPRGGAGALDGLMDALMGEEATNFAPVQPATAEAFAARLAEGLELLKEGLPALHAEITTITHHVICATAPPGAQMQFDGASHYQFWGLLLLNPSFHTNRLAMAEVLAHECAHSLLFGLTIDEPLTLNPGDARFTSPLRPDPRPMDGIYHATFVSARMAWAMEGLVASGLLSPEETEAAREAAASDRANFASGLSTVDAHGDLSPTGAAVLARARDWIAA; from the coding sequence ATGACTCCTGAGTCATTGCTTGCTTTCCCGCCCGAGTCCGCTCGGGCGGGTTATGTCGATGAGCGGATGCATCGCGAGCTGGCCGCCAGTCTCGCTCACATCGCGCAGGCCTGTGATGATGCAGGCCATAATGCCTCTGCGCCGCTCTTCGAGGCTTCCCGCCGCCTTGAGAACCGCCGGGTCGGGCCTGAGGCTTTTGCCCGCTACTACCTGATCGCTTCTGCCCTGCTGTCGGGCGATGAGGCCGGACTGGAGGCCGAGGCGGATGCCCTGCTGGCCGATGTCACCGCCGGGCGCGCGCCCTTCACCGTCTCGCCCCGCGGCGGAGCCGGGGCGCTCGACGGGCTGATGGATGCGCTCATGGGCGAGGAGGCAACCAACTTCGCCCCCGTCCAGCCCGCAACCGCCGAGGCCTTCGCCGCCCGCCTCGCCGAAGGTCTTGAGCTGCTGAAAGAGGGGCTGCCAGCACTCCACGCCGAAATTACCACCATCACCCACCACGTCATCTGCGCCACCGCCCCACCCGGCGCGCAGATGCAGTTTGACGGCGCATCGCACTACCAGTTCTGGGGCCTGCTCCTGCTCAACCCCAGCTTTCACACCAATCGGCTCGCTATGGCCGAGGTGCTGGCGCACGAATGCGCCCACTCCCTGCTCTTCGGCCTCACCATCGACGAGCCGCTCACCCTGAACCCGGGCGATGCGCGATTCACCTCGCCGCTGCGGCCCGACCCGCGCCCGATGGATGGCATCTACCACGCCACCTTCGTCTCCGCCCGCATGGCCTGGGCAATGGAGGGGCTAGTCGCCTCTGGACTGCTTTCCCCTGAAGAGACCGAGGCCGCCCGCGAGGCCGCCGCCAGCGACCGCGCCAACTTCGCCTCCGGCCTCTCCACCGTCGACGCCCACGGCGACCTCTCGCCCACCGGCGCCGCCGTGCTGGCCCGCGCCCGCGACTGGATCGCCGCCTGA
- a CDS encoding carbon-nitrogen hydrolase family protein, producing the protein MQIALWQTRPQPGIDPALSALDEAARAAAQAGADLLVTPEMALGGYNIGAAEVAANAERAGEVAEALSAIARRHGTALTAGLALPSPGPRPYNACVTLDATGRELARYHKVQLFGEVDAAQFTPGDALSPVFDLCGWKLALAICYDIEFPELARGLALRGAELIVTPTANMVPFSSVNTRLVPARAEENTTCIAYCNYVGAEGEFTYNGLSCACGADGADIARAPAAQEALLTATLDRAALAQARRAQPYLSARRADLYQGQP; encoded by the coding sequence ATGCAGATCGCCCTCTGGCAAACCCGCCCGCAGCCCGGCATCGACCCGGCCCTCTCCGCGCTGGACGAGGCTGCCCGCGCCGCTGCACAGGCCGGGGCCGACCTGCTGGTCACCCCCGAGATGGCGCTGGGCGGCTATAACATCGGCGCCGCTGAGGTGGCAGCGAACGCCGAGCGGGCAGGGGAGGTGGCCGAGGCGCTCTCCGCCATCGCCCGCCGCCACGGCACTGCCCTCACCGCCGGTCTGGCCCTGCCGTCTCCCGGCCCGCGCCCCTACAACGCCTGCGTCACGCTTGACGCCACGGGCCGTGAGCTGGCCCGCTACCACAAGGTCCAGCTCTTTGGCGAGGTCGATGCCGCCCAGTTCACCCCGGGCGACGCGCTCTCCCCCGTCTTCGACCTCTGCGGATGGAAGCTGGCGCTGGCGATCTGCTACGACATCGAGTTCCCCGAGCTGGCCCGCGGCCTCGCCCTCCGCGGCGCCGAGCTGATCGTCACCCCCACCGCCAACATGGTGCCCTTCAGCAGCGTCAACACCCGCCTTGTGCCCGCCCGCGCTGAGGAGAACACCACCTGCATCGCCTACTGCAACTACGTGGGCGCCGAAGGGGAGTTCACCTACAACGGCCTCTCCTGCGCCTGCGGGGCCGATGGCGCGGATATCGCCCGAGCCCCCGCCGCGCAGGAGGCCCTGCTCACCGCCACGCTCGACCGCGCCGCCCTTGCCCAAGCCCGCCGCGCCCAGCCCTATCTCTCCGCGCGCCGCGCCGATCTCTACCAAGGCCAGCCATGA
- a CDS encoding fasciclin domain-containing protein gives MNIFTLTKAATVALALAVSGCTAPSSNSGPDIVEVAQSAGSFETLVAAVSAAGLVETLQGPGPYTVFAPTDEAFAALPPGTVEDLLKPENRDTLTAILTYHVVPGRAEAADLAGRRVSVLTANGGKLRINGTHGVRVNDARVVTADVAASNGVIHVIDKVLLP, from the coding sequence ATGAACATCTTCACACTCACCAAGGCAGCCACCGTTGCGCTGGCGCTGGCCGTTTCGGGCTGCACCGCGCCGAGCAGCAACAGCGGGCCGGATATCGTGGAGGTCGCGCAATCGGCCGGGAGCTTCGAGACGCTGGTGGCGGCGGTTTCGGCGGCGGGGCTCGTGGAAACGCTGCAAGGCCCGGGGCCCTACACCGTGTTCGCGCCCACCGATGAGGCCTTTGCCGCGCTGCCGCCGGGCACCGTGGAAGACCTGCTGAAGCCCGAGAACCGCGACACGCTGACCGCGATCCTGACCTATCACGTGGTGCCGGGCCGGGCCGAAGCGGCCGATCTGGCCGGGCGCCGTGTGAGCGTGCTGACGGCCAATGGCGGGAAGCTGCGGATCAACGGCACCCACGGTGTGCGGGTGAATGATGCCCGCGTGGTGACTGCCGATGTGGCGGCCTCCAACGGCGTGATCCACGTGATCGACAAGGTGCTGCTGCCCTGA